One Pseudomonas abieticivorans genomic region harbors:
- a CDS encoding sensor histidine kinase encodes MKSIQAKLSLGLISVLVVVGLVAAQLSLWLFEVGLQRYLEAGLRNESENILVALVRGPNGLQLDERRLSPAYERPFSGHYFRVDFPDGHWRSRSLWDQELPQPTTAGLHAGLSLGPEGQLLLVLRGDYRRLGQPLSISVAQDYTPVRESFQRLRQIGIGIGLAALALILILQRLTVKRSLRPLEKAREQIAQLQQGQRSQLDGDVPLELEPLVAQINHLLAHTEDSLARSRNALGNLGHALKTPLAVLVSLAASERLAQQPQVRQLIEEQLAQIQQRLGRELNRARLAGDALPGAQFDCDLELPGLFATLSMIHGSELAMTRQVPDGLKIPWDREDLLEVLGNLLDNACKWADSEVRLCILGGEATVQIWVEDDGPGIPQARHAQVLDRGSRLDEQVIGHGLGLGIVRDIVEARGASLALSASPLGGLRVTIALALHTRN; translated from the coding sequence ATGAAATCGATCCAGGCCAAGCTCAGCCTCGGGCTGATCAGCGTCCTGGTCGTGGTCGGCCTGGTGGCCGCGCAACTGAGCCTGTGGCTATTCGAGGTGGGCCTGCAGCGCTACCTGGAGGCCGGCCTGCGCAACGAGAGCGAGAACATCCTGGTCGCCCTGGTGCGGGGCCCCAACGGGCTGCAGTTGGATGAGCGCAGGTTGTCCCCGGCCTATGAGCGGCCTTTTTCCGGTCACTATTTCCGCGTCGATTTTCCCGATGGCCACTGGCGCTCGCGCTCGCTGTGGGACCAGGAGTTGCCACAGCCGACCACCGCTGGCCTGCACGCAGGCTTGAGCCTGGGCCCCGAGGGCCAGTTGCTGCTGGTGTTGCGTGGCGACTATCGGCGCCTGGGCCAACCCCTGTCGATCAGCGTGGCGCAAGACTACACCCCGGTGCGCGAGAGCTTTCAGCGCTTGCGCCAGATCGGCATCGGCATCGGCCTGGCCGCGCTGGCACTGATCCTTATACTGCAACGGCTCACCGTGAAGCGCTCGCTGCGCCCCCTGGAAAAAGCCCGCGAGCAGATCGCCCAGTTGCAACAAGGGCAGCGCAGCCAGCTGGACGGTGACGTGCCGCTTGAGCTTGAGCCACTGGTGGCCCAGATCAACCACCTGCTGGCCCACACCGAGGACAGCCTGGCGCGCTCGCGCAATGCCTTGGGTAACCTGGGCCACGCCCTGAAAACGCCCTTGGCGGTGCTGGTCAGCCTGGCGGCCAGCGAACGCTTGGCGCAGCAACCCCAGGTACGCCAATTGATCGAAGAGCAACTGGCGCAGATCCAACAACGCCTGGGCCGCGAGCTCAACCGAGCGCGGCTGGCTGGCGATGCGTTGCCGGGCGCGCAGTTCGACTGTGACCTGGAATTGCCGGGCCTGTTCGCGACCTTGAGCATGATCCACGGCAGTGAGCTGGCCATGACCCGGCAGGTGCCTGACGGGCTGAAGATCCCCTGGGATCGTGAAGACCTGCTCGAAGTGCTCGGCAACCTGCTGGACAACGCCTGCAAGTGGGCCGACAGCGAAGTGCGCCTGTGCATACTGGGCGGCGAGGCGACGGTGCAGATCTGGGTAGAGGACGACGGCCCGGGTATCCCCCAAGCCCGTCATGCGCAAGTGCTCGACCGCGGTTCACGCCTGGACGAGCAAGTCATCGGCCATGGCCTGGGCCTGGGTATCGTGCGCGATATCGTCGAGGCCAGGGGCGCAAGCCTGGCCTTGTCCGCAAGCCCACTGGGTGGGCTGCGGGTAACGATTGCGTTGGCGCTTCACACGCGAAACTGA
- a CDS encoding PepSY domain-containing protein codes for MRTEARSLVLLLALLAACPVAVARDLDQDEALRLRQQGVILPLEQLLKQALDRYPGSKLLEAELEVKHGSYHYEVELITAQGVVREIKFEASTGQLLKDEEDD; via the coding sequence ATGCGCACTGAGGCGCGGTCCCTGGTACTGCTGCTGGCCTTGCTCGCTGCCTGCCCTGTCGCGGTAGCCCGCGACCTGGACCAGGACGAAGCCTTGCGCCTGCGCCAGCAGGGGGTGATCCTGCCTCTGGAACAATTGCTCAAGCAGGCCCTGGATCGTTACCCGGGGTCCAAGCTGCTGGAGGCGGAACTGGAAGTCAAACACGGTTCGTACCATTACGAGGTGGAGCTGATCACCGCGCAAGGGGTTGTGCGTGAGATCAAGTTCGAAGCCAGTACCGGCCAACTGCTCAAGGACGAGGAAGACGACTGA
- a CDS encoding response regulator transcription factor encodes MRLLLVEDNVPLADELLRDLKGQGYAVDWLADGRDAVYQGCTEPYDLIILDVGLPGLSGLEVLQQWRSGGLATPVLMLTARSSWAERIEGLKAGADDYLAKPFHPEELQLRIQSLLRRARGLANQPQLQAAGLQLDEGRQCVTLGDNDIQLTAAEFRLLRYFMHHPGQILSKSHLAEHLYDGETERDSNVLEVHVNHLRRKLGRSVIETRRGQGYRFGGAGA; translated from the coding sequence ATGCGCCTGTTGCTGGTGGAAGACAACGTGCCCCTGGCCGATGAGTTGCTGCGTGACCTCAAGGGGCAGGGGTATGCAGTGGACTGGCTGGCCGATGGTCGCGACGCGGTGTACCAGGGCTGTACCGAGCCGTACGACCTGATCATCCTGGACGTGGGCCTGCCGGGCCTGTCCGGGCTTGAAGTGCTGCAGCAATGGCGCTCCGGGGGGCTGGCCACGCCGGTCCTCATGCTCACTGCGCGAAGCTCCTGGGCCGAGCGAATCGAGGGCCTCAAGGCCGGCGCCGACGATTACCTGGCCAAACCTTTCCACCCTGAAGAGCTGCAGTTGCGTATCCAGTCGTTGCTGCGCCGGGCGCGGGGGCTGGCGAACCAGCCGCAGTTGCAGGCCGCTGGCTTGCAGTTGGACGAAGGGCGCCAGTGCGTGACGCTGGGCGACAATGACATCCAGCTCACGGCGGCCGAGTTTCGCCTGCTGCGTTATTTCATGCACCACCCCGGGCAAATCCTTTCCAAAAGCCACTTGGCCGAACACTTGTATGACGGCGAAACCGAGCGCGATTCCAACGTGCTGGAAGTGCACGTCAACCACCTGCGCCGCAAGCTGGGCCGAAGCGTGATCGAGACCCGCCGTGGCCAGGGCTATCGGTTTGGCGGGGCAGGGGCATGA
- a CDS encoding PepSY domain-containing protein yields the protein MKTLTALFTVAALGLSAGIAQARDLGPDEALRLRDAGTIQSFEKLNAAALAKHPGAKIHETELEEQFGKYIYQVELRDANNVEWDIELDAVSGAILKDHQDT from the coding sequence ATGAAAACTTTGACTGCCTTGTTTACCGTCGCCGCCCTTGGCCTGTCGGCTGGTATTGCCCAAGCCCGTGACCTGGGCCCGGACGAAGCGCTCAGGCTGCGTGATGCCGGTACCATCCAGTCGTTCGAGAAACTCAACGCGGCAGCGCTGGCCAAACACCCAGGCGCGAAAATCCATGAAACCGAGCTTGAAGAACAATTTGGCAAGTACATCTACCAGGTCGAGTTGCGCGACGCCAACAACGTGGAGTGGGACATCGAGCTGGATGCCGTCAGCGGCGCCATTCTCAAGGACCATCAGGACACCTGA